The Paenibacillus sp. RUD330 genome has a segment encoding these proteins:
- a CDS encoding ABC transporter permease, which translates to MSRLKFIAVGASAAGAAMAQRHAAKPEEPGSASAGGSDLAQRRQVMPEESGSAAAAGAAAERRRQEQPPARGAQMLASAGGDIVYILAAPIKAASASGSAQYAEAPPGSPSASGAPGTDKPRFPFRLEIDPAGKGSPWWTPVVSILMGLLICAVFIGANGMNPVTVYAKMFRGAFGTEFGLAETLVKAIPLLLCGLGVSIAYRISVWNIGAEGQFLAGAMGATAVTIYMPDLPLWLSIPCMLAAGIAAGAFWGLLTAIPRTYFQVNELITSLMLNYIALLGLNYVVFGPWKDPKGFNFPGTPMFGDNQSLPVLGDSRLHLGLLFAVGAVILYAVMIRYTRWGYELRLIGANPDAARGAGISIRRHILIVMGISGGLAGIAGMAEVSGVAHRLMYGISPGYGYTAIIVAWLAKLHPAGLLVTSFFFGGLIVGGYSVQTIGMPSSISSMIQGAILFCLIAGDMAAKFRIRRTA; encoded by the coding sequence ATGAGCAGGCTGAAATTCATCGCTGTCGGCGCTTCGGCCGCCGGGGCGGCCATGGCGCAGAGGCACGCTGCGAAGCCGGAGGAACCGGGCAGCGCTTCGGCCGGCGGATCGGATTTGGCGCAGAGGAGGCAAGTGATGCCGGAGGAATCGGGCTCCGCTGCGGCTGCCGGAGCGGCAGCGGAGCGGCGTCGGCAGGAGCAGCCCCCGGCAAGGGGGGCGCAGATGCTGGCTTCCGCCGGGGGAGACATCGTCTATATCCTGGCAGCTCCGATAAAGGCGGCATCGGCGAGCGGATCGGCACAATACGCCGAAGCCCCGCCAGGAAGTCCGAGCGCCTCGGGGGCGCCCGGGACGGATAAGCCGCGCTTTCCGTTCCGGCTGGAGATCGATCCGGCGGGCAAGGGCTCGCCCTGGTGGACGCCGGTCGTCTCCATCCTCATGGGCTTGCTCATTTGCGCCGTCTTCATCGGGGCGAACGGCATGAACCCCGTTACCGTATACGCCAAAATGTTCCGTGGAGCCTTCGGCACCGAATTCGGACTTGCCGAAACGCTCGTCAAAGCGATTCCGCTGCTGCTGTGCGGACTAGGCGTCTCGATCGCCTATCGGATCTCCGTGTGGAACATCGGCGCGGAGGGGCAGTTCCTCGCAGGCGCCATGGGCGCAACCGCGGTTACGATCTACATGCCGGACTTGCCGCTCTGGCTGTCGATTCCGTGCATGCTGGCCGCGGGCATCGCCGCCGGAGCGTTCTGGGGGCTGCTGACCGCCATTCCGCGGACGTATTTCCAGGTCAACGAGCTCATCACTTCGCTCATGCTGAACTATATCGCCCTGCTCGGCCTGAATTACGTCGTCTTCGGTCCGTGGAAGGATCCCAAGGGCTTCAACTTCCCCGGCACGCCGATGTTCGGCGACAACCAGTCGCTGCCGGTGCTGGGCGATTCCCGCCTTCATCTCGGGCTGCTGTTCGCCGTCGGCGCCGTCATCCTGTACGCGGTCATGATCCGCTACACCCGCTGGGGCTACGAGCTCAGGCTGATCGGAGCCAATCCCGACGCGGCGCGGGGAGCGGGCATCAGCATCCGCCGCCATATCCTGATCGTCATGGGCATCAGCGGCGGCCTCGCCGGCATCGCCGGCATGGCGGAGGTGTCGGGAGTCGCCCACCGGCTCATGTACGGCATCTCGCCCGGCTACGGCTATACCGCCATCATCGTCGCCTGGCTCGCCAAGCTTCATCCGGCGGGACTGCTCGTCACCTCGTTCTTTTTCGGCGGCCTCATCGTAGGAGGCTACAGCGTGCAGACGATCGGCATGCCCTCCTCCATCTCTTCCATGATTCAAGGAGCGATCCTGTTCTGTCTCATCGCAGGCGACATGGCGGCCAAGTTCCGAATCCGCCGCACCGCCTGA
- a CDS encoding ABC transporter permease encodes MDFLIMLLAAAIASGTPLLIATLGGILNERAGIIQLGTEGIMLMGAVTACMLYLRTGSLGLALLAAAGVSAALGLIHAFMTVSLRANHIVTGLAMTLFGTGLSAYLGKPVSGQPMPAPVPKVNLAFLDGVPVLGDLFAHLDVFTWASFALAVLLHLLIHRTSWGLHLRAMGDNPATADVMGIRVQLSRYLYVTAGAVLIGLAGADLLLVYSPVWNEGMTAGRGWIAVALIIFARWNPLRALLCAYFFGALDSLGFRIQLEGTAIPSYFLKMIPYVVTILVLMYLGWRNRGKPSGSPEALGSPYIREQRL; translated from the coding sequence ATGGATTTTCTCATCATGCTGCTTGCAGCCGCCATCGCTTCCGGCACACCGCTGTTGATCGCGACTCTGGGCGGAATTCTGAACGAACGCGCCGGCATCATCCAGCTCGGCACTGAGGGCATCATGCTGATGGGCGCCGTAACCGCCTGCATGCTCTACTTGCGGACGGGGAGCCTTGGCCTGGCGCTGCTGGCGGCAGCCGGCGTCTCGGCGGCGCTTGGCCTGATCCATGCCTTCATGACGGTGTCGCTGCGGGCCAACCATATCGTCACGGGCCTCGCAATGACGCTGTTCGGCACCGGCCTCAGCGCTTACCTCGGCAAGCCGGTCAGCGGCCAGCCGATGCCGGCTCCGGTGCCGAAGGTGAATCTGGCTTTCCTGGACGGCGTGCCGGTGCTAGGCGACTTGTTCGCGCATCTGGATGTGTTCACCTGGGCAAGCTTCGCGCTTGCCGTCCTCTTGCATCTGCTCATCCACCGAACCTCCTGGGGACTGCATTTGCGGGCGATGGGCGACAATCCGGCGACTGCGGACGTCATGGGCATCCGCGTCCAGCTGTCCCGCTACCTGTACGTCACGGCGGGAGCCGTCCTGATCGGGCTGGCCGGAGCGGATCTGCTGCTCGTCTATTCGCCGGTCTGGAACGAAGGCATGACGGCAGGCAGAGGCTGGATCGCCGTGGCGCTCATCATCTTCGCCCGCTGGAATCCGCTGCGCGCCTTGCTGTGCGCCTACTTCTTCGGGGCGCTGGACTCGCTCGGCTTCCGCATCCAGCTGGAGGGCACCGCAATTCCGTCGTATTTCCTGAAAATGATTCCGTACGTCGTCACGATTCTCGTGCTCATGTATCTAGGCTGGCGCAACCGCGGCAAGCCGTCCGGCTCGCCCGAAGCGCTGGGCAGCCCGTACATTCGGGAGCAGCGCCTGTAA
- a CDS encoding ABC transporter ATP-binding protein, with translation MNAIPAVDMRGIVKRFGSVTANDHVDFQAAKGEIHALLGENGAGKSTMMCMLSGVYRATEGEICLSGKPARIRSPKEASQLGIGMVFQNFRLVQTLTAAENMVLGEKGPLWRGRGWLKRKSREIEELAAHFGLGFPVDRPIWQLSVGEQQRVEIVKTLYRGADIIILDEPTSVLTPGEAEQLFATLRQMRAEGKTIIITTHKMKEVMSVADRISVMRKGRMIASLDKEDTDERELARLMVGKEVVLERKERGEAGTEPLLAIRRLKAAGHGGRQALDGLDLTVNRGEIVGIAGVAGNGQKELAEVLNGLQEWKSGEIEFDGKKWRNASVRDTIDAGISHIPENRMKSGLAGSLALTDNLIAKSYRNGERSSRLGLLRGRANKSWAAEQVERFDVRTPDIDTPVRMLSGGNQQKLLFAREISREPKLLVAVHPTQGLDVGATDSVHRMLMDLRETGGGVLLISEDLDEILQLSDRILVLFGGRIIGELKHDEADRAVIGMLMTGMGEAAAAAEAGQEGSPDGDKKEALA, from the coding sequence ATGAATGCCATTCCAGCCGTCGATATGCGGGGAATCGTGAAGAGGTTCGGCTCCGTGACCGCCAACGACCATGTGGACTTCCAGGCGGCCAAAGGGGAAATCCATGCGCTGCTCGGGGAGAACGGCGCCGGCAAGAGCACGATGATGTGCATGCTCTCCGGAGTGTACCGCGCTACCGAGGGAGAGATCTGCCTGAGCGGCAAGCCTGCTCGGATCCGCTCGCCCAAGGAAGCCTCCCAGCTCGGGATCGGCATGGTGTTCCAGAACTTCCGCCTCGTGCAGACGCTGACGGCTGCGGAGAACATGGTGCTGGGAGAGAAGGGCCCGCTCTGGAGAGGGCGAGGCTGGCTGAAGCGGAAATCAAGGGAAATCGAGGAGCTTGCCGCTCATTTCGGACTCGGTTTCCCGGTGGACCGGCCGATCTGGCAGCTGTCCGTCGGCGAGCAGCAGCGGGTCGAAATCGTCAAGACGCTGTATCGCGGCGCCGACATCATCATCCTCGACGAGCCGACTTCCGTGCTGACGCCGGGCGAGGCGGAGCAGCTGTTCGCGACGCTGCGGCAGATGCGGGCCGAGGGCAAGACGATCATCATCACGACGCACAAGATGAAGGAGGTCATGAGCGTCGCCGACCGCATCTCGGTCATGCGCAAGGGCAGGATGATCGCCTCGCTCGACAAGGAGGACACGGACGAGCGGGAGCTCGCCCGACTGATGGTCGGCAAGGAGGTCGTGCTGGAGCGCAAGGAACGCGGGGAGGCGGGAACGGAGCCTCTGCTCGCCATCCGCAGGCTCAAGGCGGCCGGACACGGCGGGCGCCAGGCGCTCGACGGACTGGATCTGACGGTGAACCGGGGCGAGATCGTAGGCATTGCCGGCGTTGCGGGCAACGGACAGAAGGAATTGGCCGAGGTGCTCAACGGACTTCAGGAGTGGAAGTCGGGCGAGATCGAGTTCGACGGCAAGAAATGGCGGAACGCCTCGGTGCGGGACACGATTGACGCCGGCATTTCCCATATTCCGGAGAACCGGATGAAGAGCGGCCTTGCGGGCAGCCTGGCGCTGACGGACAACCTGATCGCCAAATCGTACCGGAACGGCGAGCGCTCCTCCCGTCTCGGACTGCTGCGCGGGCGGGCCAACAAAAGCTGGGCGGCGGAGCAGGTGGAGCGCTTCGACGTCCGCACGCCGGACATCGACACCCCCGTCCGGATGCTGTCGGGAGGCAATCAGCAGAAGCTGCTGTTCGCCCGCGAGATATCGAGGGAGCCGAAGCTGCTCGTCGCCGTCCACCCGACGCAGGGACTGGATGTCGGCGCGACGGACAGCGTGCATCGGATGCTCATGGACTTGCGGGAGACGGGAGGCGGCGTGCTGCTGATCTCGGAGGATCTGGATGAGATCCTGCAGCTGTCCGATCGGATTCTCGTCCTCTTCGGCGGCCGGATCATCGGAGAGCTGAAGCATGATGAAGCGGACCGTGCGGTCATCGGCATGCTCATGACAGGCATGGGAGAAGCGGCTGCAGCCGCCGAAGCCGGGCAGGAAGGCAGTCCGGACGGCGACAAGAAGGAGGCGTTGGCATGA